The genomic DNA CCCGGACCGGTGCCACTCGACGATCGCCGGTTCCCGCTCCACGACCGTGATCCGGCCCCAGCGAGGATCGGCGGCGGCATGCGCGAGCGAGAACCCGACCCCCAACCCGCCGATCAGCACGTGTGGTTCGGGGCGCGAGTCGAGGGCGTCGCGCGCGGCGTCGACCAGCAGCCGCTCCGAGCGCCCGTCCGAAGTGTCCATCAGGAAGCACCCGTTGGCGATGATCTGCAGCAACTCCCCGTGCCGGCGCAGCACCACCTCGCCGTAGGGGCCCTCGCGACGGTCCAGGACAACGGGAGTGTCGTACGCGGTGGTCATCCGCGCACGGTACTCGCGGACGCGTGAGAAAGCTTTCGGGTTGCTATGAATCGGCTCTCGCGTGGCGTCGGTCATAGACAGCGGCAGGTGGGACGGCGAAGGGTGGGGTTGAAACGGAAGGAGCGCCTCACCGTGGAACGGACCGTGACGGCCGACACCCAGGCCTCCGCCGCGCCCCTGGCCGGGGAGGACTCCTCGCTGCTGGACGCGTTGCCGAGACAGCGGGAAGTCCCGGCGACGGGTGGGGAGTTGAGCTTCCCCGGTCCCGGCCCGGCGGCGGTGTCCGTCTCGGCGTCGACTCCCGCAGTACCCGCAGAGTCACGGATCGTCACCGTGTTCCGCCGCCTCCACCCCTGGCGCCTGCTGCCCACACCCACCGGCACACCGTTCACTTTTGCTTACGCGCTGCTGCTCGTCATCACGTCCCTCATCGCGCAGTACGCCGGTCCCACGCTGGTGAGCGAACTCCACCAGGCGTCCAGCACCGATGTCACCCACCTGGTCCGCGACCCGTTCCTCGTGCTGATCGCGAGCGCGTTGTGGATCGTGGGCGGGATGGTGTCGCCGTACGCGCTGCTCTTCCTGCTGGTCCTGACCGCGCTGGAACGCCGGATCGGCGGTGCACGGACCGCCGCCGTGTTCCTCTCCGGGCACATCCTGGCCACGCTCGCGACCGAAGGGACCGTAGGGATCGGGGTGTTGGTGGGCCACCTCCCCGACAGCTCGCTCCACCGCCTCGACTACGGCATCAGCTTCGGCGTCGCCACGAGCATAGGAGCGCTGGGCGGCCTGCTGCGGCCGTGGCTGGGCCTGCCGTTGATCGCCCTGTTCGGCTGGTCGCTGGTCTCCGACCTGATCGCGTTCACCGACCCCATGACGAACTGGGGCCATCTGATCTCGCTGACGATAGGCATCGCGAGCTGGCCGCTGATACGGCGGTGGCAGCGGGCCGCGGGGCTGGCTCGGGCGGCTCGGACGGAGGCCGCCCGGTTCGAGGTGGCCCGGGTTGAGGTCGGCCGGGTCTGACTTCCCGTCTCGCTGGAATTCTTCCCGCAAGGGTGTATTGATGGCGTGGAGAGCCGGTTGTGGTCCTGGACGGGGGAGGTCCGAGTGACGAATACGGATGCGGATACGGCAACGGATGCGGTACGGCGGATAGAGCGGGCGATCGTGGCAACTGGCTTGGTGGTGGCGGGAGTTGCCGAGAGCCAGTGGGTGCGTCCCACC from Streptomyces sp. NBC_01478 includes the following:
- a CDS encoding rhomboid-like protein, whose protein sequence is MERTVTADTQASAAPLAGEDSSLLDALPRQREVPATGGELSFPGPGPAAVSVSASTPAVPAESRIVTVFRRLHPWRLLPTPTGTPFTFAYALLLVITSLIAQYAGPTLVSELHQASSTDVTHLVRDPFLVLIASALWIVGGMVSPYALLFLLVLTALERRIGGARTAAVFLSGHILATLATEGTVGIGVLVGHLPDSSLHRLDYGISFGVATSIGALGGLLRPWLGLPLIALFGWSLVSDLIAFTDPMTNWGHLISLTIGIASWPLIRRWQRAAGLARAARTEAARFEVARVEVGRV